A section of the Oryza sativa Japonica Group chromosome 1, ASM3414082v1 genome encodes:
- the LOC107276446 gene encoding laccase-6: MSCSWMIPVFAILAFVASAAQADVVEHTFNVATLSLPRICQPGNTSVTAVNGRVPGPQVEAREGDTVVIHVINDSPYNVTVHWHGVFQRGTPWADGPAMVTQCPIRPGHRYTYRFAVAGQEGTLWWHAHSSYMRATVYGALVIRPRRAGGYPFPTPYEEKTVLLGEWWNGDPVALESQSFSTGIPAPNADAYTINGMPGDSYLCPETTNRIAKFEVRRDKTYLLRIINAALNTAFFFKVAGHTFTVVAADASYTEPYATDVIVIAPGQTVDALMAADASPGCYHMAISSYQSAIPFPPRPAGFNGNTSTAIVEYVDATATTDAGSPVLPVMPKPNDTYTANQFYTSLTALIRPGRRTVPLTVDTRMLVTVGLGFSSCQPEQTQCNRSAPVVLANMNNVSFALPNTVSMLEALYRNTADGVYTRDFPDQPPVAFDYTSRGLLGNSPLASTGSPSTKVKTLRYNATVEMVLQNTALVGLESHPMHLHGFNFFVVAQGFGNNDGEAAGAGEFNLVNPQERNTVAVPTGGWAVIRFVADNPGMWAMHCHIDSHFAIGLAMVFEVESGPTPGTTLPPPPPDLPQC, from the exons GTCGCTACACTATCTCTTCCCCGTATATGTCAGCCAGGGAATACGAGCGTCACCGCCGTAAACGGACGAGTGCCCGGTCCCCAAGTCGAAGCCCGCGAAGGCGACACCGTGGTGATTCACGTCATCAACGACTCGCCATACAACGTGACAGTCCACTG GCATGGCGTGTTCCAGCGCGGCACGCCGTGGGCGGACGGGCCGGCGATGGTGACGCAGTGCCCCATCCGGCCGGGCCACCGGTACACGTACAGGTTCGCCGTGGCCGGGCAGGAGGGCACCCTGTGGTGGCACGCGCACAGCTCGTACATGCGAGCCACGGTGTACGGCGCCCTCGTCATCCGGCCGAGGCGCGCCGGTGGCTACCCGTTCCCGACGCCATACGAGGAGAAGACCGTCTTGCTGGGGGAGTGGTGGAACGGCGACCCCGTCGCCCTGGAGAGCCAGTCCTTCTCGACCGGCATACCGGCGCCGAACGCCGACGCGTACACCATCAACGGAATGCCGGGAGATTCGTACCTCTGTCCAGAGACGACTAACC GAATTGCCAAGTTCGAGGTGCGCCGCGACAAGACCTACTTGCTCCGGATCATCAACGCTGCGCTCAACACGGCGTTCTTCTTCAAGGTGGCGGGGCACACGTTCACCGTCGTCGCGGCGGACGCGAGCTACACGGAGCCGTACGCGACCGACGTGATCGTGATCGCGCCGGGGCAGACCGTCGACGCGCTCATGGCGGCCGACGCCTCCCCCGGCTGCTACCACATGGCGATCTCCTCCTACCAGAGCGCGATCCCCTTCCCGCCGCGTCCCGCGGGGTTCAATGGCAACACCAGCACAGCCATCGTGGAGTACGTCGACGCGACGGCAACGACCGATGCTGGCTCCCCTGTGCTACCCGTCATGCCAAAACCGAACGACACGTACACGGCTAACCAGTTCTACACCAGCTTGACGGCGCTCATCCGCCCCGGCAGGCGGACCGTGCCGCTCACCGTGGACACCCGCATGCTCGTCACCGTCGGGCTCGGCTTCTCCTCCTGCCAGCCCGAACAGACGCAGTGCAACAGGAGCGCCCCGGTGGTCTTGGCGAACATGAACAACGTGTCATTCGCTCTCCCGAACACCGTCTCCATGCTTGAGGCGCTGTACCGGAACACGGCGGACGGCGTGTACACCAGGGACTTCCCCGACCAGCCGCCCGTCGCGTTCGACTACACTAGCCGCGGGTTGCTCGGTAACTCGCCTCTGGCATCCACGGGGAGCCCGTCGACGAAGGTGAAGACGCTCAGGTACAACgcgacggtggagatggtgCTCCAGAACACCGCGCTGGTGGGACTCGAGAGCCACCCGATGCACCTGCACGGGTTCAACTTCTTCGTGGTGGCGCAGGGGTTCGGCAACAACGACGGCGAAGCGGCTGGAGCAGGTGAGTTCAACCTCGTCAACCCGCAGGAgcggaacaccgtcgccgtgCCGACCGGTGGGTGGGCAGTCATCCGCTTCGTCGCCGATAACCCAG GAATGTGGGCCATGCACTGCCATATCGATTCTCACTTCGCCATTGGCTTGGCAATGGTGTTCGAGGTGGAGAGCGGGCCGACGCCGGGgacgacgctgccgccgccgccccccgacTTGCCGCAATGCTAG
- the LOC4324802 gene encoding laccase-7 isoform 1 precursor (isoform 1 precursor is encoded by transcript variant 1), with protein sequence MVIPWCSSMMRLLWFLFALLLARSVADAATANYTFTVESMRVSRLCNSTDIIAVNGLLPGPMIEVNEGDAVAVEVINGSPYNLTIHWHGILQLLTPWADGPSMVTQCPIQPNSSYTYRFNVTGQEGTLWWHAHSSFLRATVYGALIIRPRNGSAYPFPAPDQEVPIVLGEWWSRNVVDIESDAVSSGQLPRESDAFTVNGVTGELYQCANDTFTVDVQPNTTVLLRVINAGLNTHLFFKVAGHAFTVVAVDACYTANYTTDTLVLAPGHTVDALMVTNASAGSYYMAVQAYDSLSPTTMAVTDDTTATAIVHYNTTSTKKNATPVMPTMPQSSDSATANAFYFGLRGPPSPSAPAVPTKVDVNMTIELGLGQLPCDSTQSSCSGKSVAAAMNGVSFRLPSQMSLLEAQFNRTPGVYTADFPDAPQPSGTPMVEGTKVRRLKYNSTVEIVLQNPTAFPSENHPIHLHGFNFFVLAQGLGNFTPGNVSGYNLVDPVSRNTLAVPTGGWAVIRFVANNPGMWFFHCHLDAHVPMGLGMVFAVDNGTTPDSFLPPPPADLPKC encoded by the exons ATGGTTATACCTTGGTGTTCGTCCATGATGCGGCTTTTGTGGTTCTTGTTCGCGCTTCTTCTTGCCAGATCGGTGGCAGATGCTGCAACTGCGAACTACACTTTCACt GTGGAAAGCATGCGAGTCAGTCGGCTATGCAACAGCACTGACATTATTGCGGTGAACGGCCTACTGCCAGGCCCAATGATAGAAGTGAATGAAGGTGACGCAGTTGCTGTCGAGGTCATCAACGGATCACCATATAACTTAACCATACACTG GCATGGCATACTCCAGCTACTGACGCCATGGGCGGACGGCCCGAGCATGGTCACGCAGTGCCCTATCCAGCCGAACAGCTCGTACACGTACAGGTTCAACGTCACCGGACAAGAAGGCACGCTGTGGTGGCACGCCCACTCCTCCTTCCTGCGCGCCACCGTGTACGGCGCTCTCATCATCCGGCCAAGAAACGGCTCCGCCTATCCCTTCCCCGCGCCGGACCAAGAGGTCCCCATCGTGCTTG GGGAATGGTGGAGCCGGAATGTCGTCGACATCGAGAGCGACGCCGTCTCATCTGGCCAGCTTCCCAGAGAATCCGACGCGTTCACCGTTAATGGTGTTACCGGCGAGCTCTACCAATGCGCAA ATGACACGTTCACGGTGGACGTGCAGCCCAACACGACGGTGCTACTCCGGGTCATCAACGCTGGACTCAACACGCACCTCTTCTTCAAGGTGGCCGGCCACGCGTTCACCGTCGTGGCCGTCGACGCGTGCTACACCGCCAACTACACCACGGACACGCTCGTGCTCGCGCCGGGGCACACCGTGGACGCGCTCATGGTCACCAACGCGTCGGCCGGCAGCTACTACATGGCGGTGCAGGCGTACGACAGCCTGTCTCCGACCACCATGGCCGTAACCGACGACACCACCGCCACGGCCATCGTGCACTACAACACCACGTCGACCAAGAAAAACGCGACGCCCGTCATGCCCACCATGCCCCAGAGCTCCGACTCCGCGACGGCCAACGCCTTCTACTTCGGGCTGAGGGGCCCGCCGTCTCCCAGCGCGCCGGCCGTGCCGACCAAGGTGGACGTGAACATGACCATCGAGCTGGGCCTCGGCCAGCTGCCGTGCGACTCCACACAGAGCAGCTGCTCGGGGAAATCCGTCGCGGCGGCGATGAACGGCGTGTCGTTCCGCCTCCCGTCGCAGATGTCCCTCCTGGAGGCGCAGTTCAACCGCACGCCGGGGGTGTACACCGCCGACTTCCCGGACGCCCCGCAGCCGAGCGGCACGCCGATGGTCGAGGGGACCAAGGTGCGGAGGCTCAAGTACAACTCGACGGTGGAGATCGTGCTGCAGAACCCGACCGCCTTCCCGTCGGAGAACCACCCGATCCACCTCCACGGCTTCAACTTCTTCGTGCTGGCCCAGGGCCTCGGCAACTTCACGCCGGGCAACGTGAGCGGCTACAACCTCGTCGACCCGGTTTCGCGCAACACCCTCGCCGTGCCGACCGGCGGCTGGGCCGTCATCCGTTTCGTTGCCAACAATCCAG GCATGTGGTTCTTCCATTGCCACCTTGACGCGCACGTTCCGATGGGGCTCGGCATGGTGTTCGCGGTGGATAACGGGACGACGCCTGACTCcttcctccctccgccgcctgccGATCTGCCGAAGTGCTAG
- the LOC4324802 gene encoding laccase-7 isoform 2 precursor (isoform 2 precursor is encoded by transcript variant 2) — protein sequence MVIPWCSSMMRLLWFLFALLLARSVADAATANYTFTVESMRVSRLCNSTDIIAVNGLLPGPMIEVNEGDAVAVEVINGSPYNLTIHWHGILQLLTPWADGPSMVTQCPIQPNSSYTYRFNVTGQEGTLWWHAHSSFLRATVYGALIIRPRNGSAYPFPAPDQEVPIVLGEWWSRNVVDIESDAVSSGQLPRESDAFTVNGVTGELYQCATQHDGATPGHQRWTQHAPLLQGGRPRVHRRGRRRVLHRQLHHGHARARAGAHRGRAHGHQRVGRQLLHGGAGVRQPVSDHHGRNRRHHRHGHRALQHHVDQEKRDARHAHHAPELRLRDGQRLLLRAEGPAVSQRAGRADQGGREHDHRAGPRPAAVRLHTEQLLGEIRRGGDERRVVPPPVADVPPGGAVQPHAGGVHRRLPGRPAAERHADGRGDQGAEAQVQLDGGDRAAEPDRLPVGEPPDPPPRLQLLRAGPGPRQLHAGQRERLQPRRPGFAQHPRRADRRLGRHPFRCQQSRHVVLPLPP from the exons ATGGTTATACCTTGGTGTTCGTCCATGATGCGGCTTTTGTGGTTCTTGTTCGCGCTTCTTCTTGCCAGATCGGTGGCAGATGCTGCAACTGCGAACTACACTTTCACt GTGGAAAGCATGCGAGTCAGTCGGCTATGCAACAGCACTGACATTATTGCGGTGAACGGCCTACTGCCAGGCCCAATGATAGAAGTGAATGAAGGTGACGCAGTTGCTGTCGAGGTCATCAACGGATCACCATATAACTTAACCATACACTG GCATGGCATACTCCAGCTACTGACGCCATGGGCGGACGGCCCGAGCATGGTCACGCAGTGCCCTATCCAGCCGAACAGCTCGTACACGTACAGGTTCAACGTCACCGGACAAGAAGGCACGCTGTGGTGGCACGCCCACTCCTCCTTCCTGCGCGCCACCGTGTACGGCGCTCTCATCATCCGGCCAAGAAACGGCTCCGCCTATCCCTTCCCCGCGCCGGACCAAGAGGTCCCCATCGTGCTTG GGGAATGGTGGAGCCGGAATGTCGTCGACATCGAGAGCGACGCCGTCTCATCTGGCCAGCTTCCCAGAGAATCCGACGCGTTCACCGTTAATGGTGTTACCGGCGAGCTCTACCAATGCGCAA CCCAACACGACGGTGCTACTCCGGGTCATCAACGCTGGACTCAACACGCACCTCTTCTTCAAGGTGGCCGGCCACGCGTTCACCGTCGTGGCCGTCGACGCGTGCTACACCGCCAACTACACCACGGACACGCTCGTGCTCGCGCCGGGGCACACCGTGGACGCGCTCATGGTCACCAACGCGTCGGCCGGCAGCTACTACATGGCGGTGCAGGCGTACGACAGCCTGTCTCCGACCACCATGGCCGTAACCGACGACACCACCGCCACGGCCATCGTGCACTACAACACCACGTCGACCAAGAAAAACGCGACGCCCGTCATGCCCACCATGCCCCAGAGCTCCGACTCCGCGACGGCCAACGCCTTCTACTTCGGGCTGAGGGGCCCGCCGTCTCCCAGCGCGCCGGCCGTGCCGACCAAGGTGGACGTGAACATGACCATCGAGCTGGGCCTCGGCCAGCTGCCGTGCGACTCCACACAGAGCAGCTGCTCGGGGAAATCCGTCGCGGCGGCGATGAACGGCGTGTCGTTCCGCCTCCCGTCGCAGATGTCCCTCCTGGAGGCGCAGTTCAACCGCACGCCGGGGGTGTACACCGCCGACTTCCCGGACGCCCCGCAGCCGAGCGGCACGCCGATGGTCGAGGGGACCAAGGTGCGGAGGCTCAAGTACAACTCGACGGTGGAGATCGTGCTGCAGAACCCGACCGCCTTCCCGTCGGAGAACCACCCGATCCACCTCCACGGCTTCAACTTCTTCGTGCTGGCCCAGGGCCTCGGCAACTTCACGCCGGGCAACGTGAGCGGCTACAACCTCGTCGACCCGGTTTCGCGCAACACCCTCGCCGTGCCGACCGGCGGCTGGGCCGTCATCCGTTTCGTTGCCAACAATCCAG GCATGTGGTTCTTCCATTGCCACCTTGA